The nucleotide sequence CTCGAATTCCCGCACGACCTGCTCGACCATCACAGGGAAGAACACCTCGTTGCCGTTGTCGCTGAAGAAAGAAGCTTCGATGTTGCCTGCAGCGGGGCCCGTGGTGATGATTCCGGCGTTGCGCAGGATTTGCGCGATCGGGCCTTTGCCGTGCTTGTCTTCCACGTCAGGGTTGTACACGTCGGTGTGGAGCTGGTTGGTTCTGGCCAGTCGCAGCATGAAAGTCAAAGGGCTGATCTTTTTGGCTTGCGCTTCGGCCAGCACGCCTTTGGCGTCTCGCAGGTCACTCAGGTTGTATTTGCTCATGGGTTCTCCTCCGGGGAGCGAAATGAAAAAACCCCGAGTGTCCTCGGGGCTGGGGCTTCAGGTTGAGGTGGATTACCCGAGGTCCACTCGGGCGAAATGCTGGCCACCTTCAGTCCAGGTGGCGCGGATCCGGCATTGCAGGCCACCTGCAGCCACTTTGGCTTTGCCGGTGCCGTCCACCACGAGGGTTTTGAGGCCGACAGTGAGCAGGCTGGTGGTTTCGATGTCGTGCACGCCGCGCTCTTCGACGGTCACATTGCCGTTCGCAGCCCGAACGGACACCAGTCCAGTCAGGGGGTCGCCGTCCGCACCGAGGCCCACCGTTTCATTGCCGACGATGGTCACGCAGCTTCCAACCACCACGTTGGCGTTGTTGGCTTTGTAGGTGCTGGCGCTTTCGCTGGTGTAGGAGCGGTAACTGCGGATGTTGTTGAAAGACTTGTTCTTCATGGCCATGATTAAGCCTCCGTTGCCCAGTCGATGGGCTGAGTTTCGTTCTCGGTTTTGGAATTGCCAGAGGAGGGTTTGCTTTTCCGCCCGTCAGGGACAGTGGCGTCGGCTTGTTTGCGCACCAGGGCGACTTGCTTTTGCAGGTTTTCGATGCTCTGGTTTTTGAAGGCAGTGACCATCAGGTCACCTGCAGCCGGGCCATCCTGAGCGCCGTGCAGCCTGACGCACTCGGTGCGCAAATCACCCAGCAGGGCTTCCCGGTAGGCCGTGCCGTCCGCTGCGCGTGCACGCAGTTCAGTGAGGCTCTGGTCGGTGAGGCCTTCAGCGGTCTGGACCCCGAGGATCCCTGCGATGCGGGAGCGTTCCGTTGCTGCGCCCAGGGAGAGCACACCCTGGTAGACTTCGGCGTGCTCGGTGCGCAGCACTTCAGGGGTGAGGGCAGGGGCGTTTGCCGTGGTGCCGCCTGCAGTGGCGGGAGGGGTGGCTGTGGTGCTGGAGCTCCCAGCTTCAGCGGCAGTGTTTTGGGCTTCCTGGTTTTCTTGGGGCATGGATGCCTCTCCTTTCCGGTCACGGCCTCTGGTGCCGGTTGCCGATTGAGGGATGGAGTCGAGTTCTTCACGGACGATGTCGGACAGGGTGGCAATGCGGTCAGCGAGGCCCGCATCGATGGCGGCTTGCCCTCGCCATGTGGCACCCGTGGCGAGCTTGGCGGCTTCCTCGTCGGTCATCTCTCGACCAACTGCAACGGCATGCACGAACTCGTCATGGATGGCCTGCAGTCCGCCCATCCAGTCTTCGAGGGTCGCTTCATCCATCGCTTCGAAACGCTGCCCTCGGGCTTTGCCGGGCGTGGAACGCACGTAAGTGAACTTCACGCCTGCCTGAGCTGCCGCTTCGGACTGGTCAACGTGCGTGGCGATCACCCCGATGGACCCGAGTTCCGCTCCGGGCGCCATGACCACTTCGGTGGCCTGAGAACCAATCCACAGGGCAGCGGAGTACATGCCGTCATTCACCACGGCCACCACGCGTTTCTTCTCCGCTGCTCGGGCCACGGCGCTGCCTGCAATGCCCGTGCCGGAAACTGTCCCTCCGGGACTGTCGATGTTCAAGATGATGCTGTGCACCCTCGGGTCGTCAGCGAAAGCATCGATCTGCGTGGCGAAACTGTGCGGATCCACGTAACCGCACATCTCCAACCAACCTGCCCGGGCCATCACCGGGCCAATCAAAGGCATGATCGCCACGACTTTCCCGCCGCTGTCAGCCGAGGAACGACCTTCAGCGGTAGGGGTTTTCAGGAGCTCAGCGAGGTTGATGCCTTCGTCGGAGGCACCCACGGTGATGTTGTACTGGCGGTCTTTTCGCAGTTCAGCCAGCAAGGCCGGGTCGGCATCGATGCCTTCCATTCTTGCGGTCAGGATGGCCAGCATCGTTTCGACGCCCTGCTCGGACATCAACCAGCGCCCACGGGAAAAGTAACGGTTGATGATGCTGTCAAATTTCATGTGTTCTCCTCACAAAAAAACCACCCTGAAGGGTGGCGAAAAAGGGTGCTTCGGGCGCGGTCACTGCACCTGCCTCACCTCCTCGTAGGCGTTGCTGAGCTTGTTGAAGGCCAGCATGGAAGTCACGGCATTTTCAGGCTGCTGAGGCATGTTCGGTTGACCATCTGCGAGGTCCTCGGTGAGGTCCAAGCCGTGTTTTTGTTCGATGCGGGAACGCATGGCTTTCGGGAACTTCTCGTACAACTTCAAGTCGGTGGCCACCTGGATGCTCTCGGTGTTCGCTTCATCCAGAGCGAAAGCGCTCGGGGCCTGCTGGAATTCCACCTGGCAGGCCACTGGGATGCCGGAGAGTTGCATGTGCAAGTTGATGCCGAATTCGAATTGCCGGGCGACCACGTTGGCGAGGTTCCACGCTTCGGACTCCACCATCGGGTACTGCACTTTGGCGAGCGCTTCGGTGGTGGTGTCCACGCTGCCCCTCAGGAAGCCCAGGGTGCGCATCCCGGAGAACTTCAGGCGTTCCAGGGCCTTCATCACGTCAGGGTAGCCTTCTGCGCTCTTGGCGAGGTGCGTGACGTTCAATTTCGTGCCCAGAGGGGTGATCAGCAGGCCCTGCTCGGCCTGATCGATGATCAACGAGGCCATTTCGGTGTGGAAGTCCAGCACTGCCGACTGGTAATCCTCGTCGGTCAGGGGCCCTGAGTCCGGGTCGGAGTCGGCTTCCAGCTCTTGCCGGGTGGGTGTGGGCACTTCGGCATGCAAAAGCACCGCTTTGGCCATCAAACCCACCACCCGCTCAAGGCTCTGGATGGCTTTGTGGTGCATTTCGGTGGCTTGAATGGCAGGAAGCATGAGCGGCACCCCATAAGGGCTGTCGCTGTCCGTCTGGATGGGAATGTACCTGTACGTGCGGGTGTCGAGT is from Deinococcus misasensis DSM 22328 and encodes:
- a CDS encoding S49 family peptidase, which produces MKFDSIINRYFSRGRWLMSEQGVETMLAILTARMEGIDADPALLAELRKDRQYNITVGASDEGINLAELLKTPTAEGRSSADSGGKVVAIMPLIGPVMARAGWLEMCGYVDPHSFATQIDAFADDPRVHSIILNIDSPGGTVSGTGIAGSAVARAAEKKRVVAVVNDGMYSAALWIGSQATEVVMAPGAELGSIGVIATHVDQSEAAAQAGVKFTYVRSTPGKARGQRFEAMDEATLEDWMGGLQAIHDEFVHAVAVGREMTDEEAAKLATGATWRGQAAIDAGLADRIATLSDIVREELDSIPQSATGTRGRDRKGEASMPQENQEAQNTAAEAGSSSTTATPPATAGGTTANAPALTPEVLRTEHAEVYQGVLSLGAATERSRIAGILGVQTAEGLTDQSLTELRARAADGTAYREALLGDLRTECVRLHGAQDGPAAGDLMVTAFKNQSIENLQKQVALVRKQADATVPDGRKSKPSSGNSKTENETQPIDWATEA